The DNA sequence CGCTGTCGTGCAGGGCGGCGTTCAGATCGTCGGTCTGGGTGGCCAGGGCGTCCATGCCCCCGCTTTCCTTCGCGATCTCGAAGACGGCCTGCGCATAGCGTCCGGCGATGCTCTGGGAGATGGAAACAGAGTTGGCCACGGTCATCCTTTACGGTTTGCGCAAACCCCGCTGGCGGGCCGGGCTGCTGCCTGGTCTGTCGCGGGGTGCGGGTCGCGGTCGCGCGGCTGATGGAAGGTCGCGCGCAAATCTGGGGCGTCTCTAGCAGGTGATTTGACGCCCGGCAACCGTCCAGGGCCCTGAAACGCGGGCCTTTGCGACAAACGGCGCAGGATCGGCGAAACCCCACGGGGACAGCGCTAACACCCCGCATCCCGGGCCCGCGCACCGTGCGGCAGGATGTCGCATCAGAGGCCGGTTTCAGTCGATTTCGCGGGCCGTCGGGGCGGCTTGCGGACGCGGTCGGGCCACCCCGTCCAGGATCTCCAGCGGACTGGGCACATGGATTCGCACCCCGGGGCCGACCGGCGCGCGGGCATGCTTGGACAGTTCGACCATGATGACGCCGGCGATCAGCACCCGGCTGATCCGCGCGCCGGTGCGTTCCCAGAACTGGGCGCTGCGCAGCCAGAATCGCCGGTCCGAGGGCGGGATGTAGATGGCGCTGCCATGCCAATCGGGCTGGAACCCCGCGCGGCGCATCTGCGCCTCGATCTGACCGGTGGTGTAGGACCGGCCAAAGCCGAAGGGCGTGCGGTCCGATGCGGCCCACAGGCCCGCCCGGTTCGGCACCATCAGCATCATCCGCCCGCCCGGACCCAGGCAGCGCCATGCCTCGGTCAGCAGTTCGCGGGGATGCTCGCTGGTCTCCAGGCCGTGCAGCATGACCAACCGGTCCAGGCTGCCGGTCTGGATGGGCCATGCGGTCTCGTCGCACAGGACGGCATGGTTGGGCATGCCCGCGGGCCAGCCCATCACCCCCTGCGGGCCGGGCATCAGCGCGGTCACCCGCCGCGCGGTCGGCAGATAGGGCCGCAGCATCGG is a window from the Paracoccus marcusii genome containing:
- a CDS encoding methyltransferase domain-containing protein, coding for MHHDIDQLRRFYYQRALGRVVQRILRDRLTARWDPARSSGMTVAGFGFAAPMLRPYLPTARRVTALMPGPQGVMGWPAGMPNHAVLCDETAWPIQTGSLDRLVMLHGLETSEHPRELLTEAWRCLGPGGRMMLMVPNRAGLWAASDRTPFGFGRSYTTGQIEAQMRRAGFQPDWHGSAIYIPPSDRRFWLRSAQFWERTGARISRVLIAGVIMVELSKHARAPVGPGVRIHVPSPLEILDGVARPRPQAAPTAREID